A single Gammaproteobacteria bacterium DNA region contains:
- a CDS encoding YlbF family regulator yields the protein MAAIEEMARELGLALGRTAQYQDLQRAARRADDDRELATLRSELAKLEESVARSVRAGEEPAPEVAEEYEKAFGRLQASPAYQGLVAAQANFDRVLGRVNEGISKAIEEGAKSRIIISS from the coding sequence ATGGCGGCGATCGAGGAGATGGCGCGCGAACTGGGTCTGGCCCTGGGCCGGACCGCTCAGTATCAGGATCTGCAACGTGCCGCGCGGCGCGCCGATGACGATCGCGAGCTGGCGACCCTGCGAAGCGAGCTGGCGAAGCTGGAGGAGAGCGTGGCCCGGAGCGTGCGCGCCGGCGAGGAGCCCGCGCCCGAAGTGGCCGAGGAATACGAAAAGGCGTTCGGGCGCCTGCAGGCGAGTCCGGCGTACCAGGGGCTGGTTGCGGCCCAGGCCAACTTCGACCGGGTGCTGGGCCGTGTGAACGAGGGCATCTCGAAGGCCATCGAGGAAGGCGCGAAATCGCGCATCATCATCAGTTCCTG